A portion of the Mesobacillus sp. AQ2 genome contains these proteins:
- a CDS encoding protein arginine kinase: protein MSLEKFINQAVSSWMSDDGPDSDIVLSSRIRFARNLDEYNFPTLFTDGEAEAVIGTIMERASQTSAAGFGQLEMIKMDEIPPMKKRVLVEKHLISPHLAENAVHGAVLLSGNEEISIMINEEDHIRIQCLFPGFQLTEALKAANEIDDWLEEYVNYAFDEKFGYLTSCPTNAGTGLRASVMMHLPGLVLTQQMNRIVPAINQLGLVVRGIYGEGSEALGNIFQISNQITLGKSEDDIVDDLKSVVGQIISQERSAREALAKTSNIQLEDRVFRSYGTLANSRIIETKEAARCLSDLRLGIDMGYIKNISKSILNELMILTQPGFLQQYAGGPLRPNERDIRRAALIRERLKMETKDESGG from the coding sequence TTGTCATTGGAGAAGTTCATCAATCAGGCTGTCAGCTCCTGGATGAGTGATGATGGTCCTGATTCAGATATTGTCCTAAGCTCTCGCATCCGTTTTGCAAGAAATCTTGATGAATATAACTTTCCCACCTTGTTCACCGATGGAGAGGCAGAGGCGGTCATCGGCACGATCATGGAGCGTGCCAGCCAAACTTCTGCAGCTGGCTTTGGACAGCTGGAAATGATCAAAATGGATGAGATACCACCTATGAAGAAACGGGTTTTGGTCGAGAAGCATTTAATCAGCCCGCATTTAGCGGAAAACGCTGTTCATGGTGCAGTGCTCTTGTCGGGTAATGAAGAAATTAGCATCATGATCAATGAAGAGGATCATATAAGGATTCAATGTTTATTCCCGGGCTTCCAGTTAACTGAAGCTTTAAAGGCTGCCAATGAAATCGATGACTGGCTTGAAGAGTATGTGAACTATGCTTTTGATGAAAAATTTGGCTATCTGACCAGCTGCCCGACGAATGCAGGAACTGGCCTGAGGGCATCGGTGATGATGCACCTGCCGGGCCTCGTTCTGACTCAGCAAATGAACCGGATTGTCCCGGCGATTAACCAGCTGGGTTTGGTGGTAAGAGGTATTTACGGTGAGGGCAGTGAAGCACTGGGCAATATCTTTCAAATATCGAACCAGATCACGCTTGGAAAATCGGAAGATGATATCGTGGATGATTTGAAAAGTGTCGTCGGCCAGATAATATCTCAGGAAAGGTCGGCGCGGGAAGCATTAGCGAAGACTTCGAACATACAATTAGAAGACAGAGTGTTTCGCTCTTACGGGACGCTTGCCAACAGCAGGATCATCGAGACAAAGGAAGCTGCACGATGCCTGTCTGATTTAAGGCTTGGAATAGATATGGGTTATATAAAGAATATATCGAAATCAATTTTGAATGAATTAATGATTTTGACTCAGCCGGGTTTTTTGCAGCAATATGCGGGAGGGCCGTTAAGACCGAATGAGCGGGATATCCGCAGAGCTGCTTTAATAAGAGAACGACTGAAAATGGAAACAAAAGACGAGTCAGGAGGATGA
- a CDS encoding CtsR family transcriptional regulator: MRNISDIIENYLKQVLEMSDKDILEIKRSEIADKFQCVPSQINYVINTRFTIERGYLVESKRGGGGYIRIIKVQAYDHAHLIDDLLSLIRTRISQSSAEDVIYRLVEEDVVTDREAKIMLSVLDRSVLYIELPQRDELRARMLKAMLMALKYK, encoded by the coding sequence GTGAGGAATATATCGGACATCATTGAGAATTACCTTAAGCAGGTTTTGGAAATGAGCGATAAAGACATTTTGGAAATCAAACGAAGTGAAATCGCCGATAAATTTCAATGCGTGCCGTCCCAGATCAATTATGTTATCAATACAAGATTCACGATTGAAAGAGGCTATCTTGTTGAGAGCAAACGGGGTGGCGGCGGCTATATCCGGATCATCAAAGTCCAGGCTTATGATCATGCACACTTGATTGATGATTTACTGTCTTTGATTCGGACGAGAATTTCGCAAAGCAGTGCTGAAGATGTCATCTACCGGCTTGTTGAGGAAGATGTAGTCACAGACCGTGAAGCAAAAATCATGCTGAGTGTACTCGACAGGTCTGTCCTGTATATCGAGCTGCCGCAGCGGGATGAGCTGAGAGCGAGAATGTTGAAGGCGATGCTGATGGCATTGAAGTATAAATAA
- the gltX gene encoding glutamate--tRNA ligase, translated as MSADIRVRYAPSPTGHLHIGNARTALFNYLFARNRGGKFIIRIEDTDKKRNIEGGEQSQLKYLQWLGIDWDESVDVGGEYGPYRQSERNHIYEQYNQELLDKGHAYKCYCTEEELEAEREEQAARNETPHYSGRCRNLTPEQREQFEQEGLQPSLRFKVPAGQILKFDDMVKGDVSFESDGMGDFVIVKKDGTPTYNYAVVMDDHLMKISHVLRGDDHISNTPKQLVIYEALGWEPPVFGHMTLIVNESRKKLSKRDESIIQFIEQYEELGYLPEALFNFITLLGWSPSGEEEIYSKDEFIEIFDPARLSKSPALFDQQKLAWMNNQYMKKADLDRVFELALPHLVKAGKVSENRSAEEEAWVRNLISLYHDKMSFGAEIVEMSDLFFRDEVNYDEEAKEVLAGEQVPEVLKAFLGEIEQLEEFKADGIKAAVKAVQKGTGHKGQKLFMPIRAAATGQTHGPDLMLAMELIGKDKVKERVQKLLG; from the coding sequence ATGTCAGCAGATATCCGGGTGCGTTACGCACCGAGTCCGACTGGACATTTACATATCGGGAATGCCCGTACAGCATTATTCAATTATCTATTCGCACGCAACAGAGGCGGAAAGTTCATTATCCGTATTGAAGATACAGATAAAAAACGCAATATCGAAGGCGGAGAGCAGAGCCAATTGAAGTATCTTCAGTGGCTTGGAATCGACTGGGACGAGAGCGTCGATGTTGGCGGCGAATATGGACCATACCGCCAGTCAGAGCGTAACCACATATATGAGCAATATAATCAGGAGCTTCTTGATAAAGGTCATGCCTACAAGTGCTATTGCACCGAGGAAGAGCTAGAGGCTGAGCGCGAGGAGCAGGCTGCACGCAATGAGACTCCACATTATTCAGGGCGCTGCCGCAACCTGACGCCAGAACAGCGCGAGCAGTTTGAACAGGAAGGACTCCAGCCAAGTCTTCGCTTCAAAGTGCCTGCAGGCCAGATCCTGAAGTTCGATGATATGGTAAAAGGCGACGTGAGCTTTGAATCAGACGGAATGGGTGACTTTGTCATCGTCAAGAAGGATGGCACGCCTACTTACAACTATGCGGTTGTCATGGATGATCATTTAATGAAGATTTCCCACGTTCTTCGCGGGGATGACCATATCTCCAATACACCGAAGCAGCTTGTGATTTATGAAGCGCTTGGCTGGGAGCCGCCTGTGTTTGGCCATATGACGCTGATTGTCAACGAAAGCCGCAAAAAGCTGAGCAAGCGTGACGAGTCCATTATCCAGTTCATCGAGCAGTACGAGGAGCTTGGCTATTTGCCTGAGGCACTGTTCAACTTCATTACCCTGCTTGGATGGTCTCCATCAGGTGAAGAAGAGATTTATTCAAAGGATGAGTTCATCGAGATTTTCGACCCTGCCAGACTTTCAAAATCTCCGGCTCTCTTTGACCAGCAGAAGCTTGCCTGGATGAACAATCAATATATGAAAAAAGCAGATCTTGACAGGGTTTTCGAGCTTGCACTGCCGCACCTCGTCAAAGCTGGAAAGGTCAGCGAGAATCGTAGTGCAGAAGAGGAAGCATGGGTACGCAACCTCATCTCCCTGTATCATGATAAAATGAGCTTCGGAGCGGAAATCGTCGAGATGTCGGATTTATTTTTCCGCGATGAGGTAAACTATGATGAAGAAGCAAAAGAAGTTCTTGCAGGCGAACAGGTTCCTGAAGTGCTGAAAGCATTCCTTGGAGAAATCGAGCAGCTTGAAGAATTCAAGGCGGATGGAATCAAGGCAGCGGTGAAGGCGGTCCAAAAAGGTACCGGCCATAAAGGCCAGAAGCTTTTCATGCCGATTCGTGCGGCTGCGACAGGCCAGACACATGGACCGGACCTGATGCTTGCGATGGAATTGATCGGGAAAGACAAGGTCAAGGAAAGAGTCCAGAAACTTTTGGGCTAA
- the ispF gene encoding 2-C-methyl-D-erythritol 2,4-cyclodiphosphate synthase, whose protein sequence is MFRIGQGFDVHQLTEGRPLIIGGITIPYEKGLLGHSDADVLLHTVADACLGAIGEGDIGRHFPDTDPEFKDADSAKLLEHVWKIVKGKGYELVNIDCTIIAQQPKMAPHIEAMRERIAGLLEGEPDQVNVKATTTEKLGFPGRGEGIASQATVLLKQTEK, encoded by the coding sequence ATGTTTCGAATTGGACAAGGTTTTGATGTGCATCAACTGACGGAAGGACGCCCGCTGATCATCGGCGGAATCACGATTCCATATGAAAAAGGGCTGCTTGGCCACTCGGATGCTGACGTACTTTTACATACGGTAGCAGATGCATGCCTGGGGGCAATTGGCGAAGGAGATATCGGCCGGCATTTCCCGGATACGGACCCAGAATTCAAGGACGCCGATTCGGCAAAATTGCTTGAGCATGTATGGAAGATTGTGAAGGGAAAAGGCTATGAACTCGTCAACATCGACTGCACGATCATCGCCCAGCAGCCAAAGATGGCCCCGCATATTGAAGCGATGCGCGAGAGGATCGCGGGATTGCTTGAGGGGGAACCGGATCAGGTGAACGTCAAGGCGACGACAACAGAAAAGCTTGGATTCCCGGGCCGAGGTGAAGGGATTGCTTCCCAGGCAACCGTATTGCTGAAGCAGACAGAGAAATAA
- the radA gene encoding DNA repair protein RadA, translating to MAKRKTKFMCQECGYESPKWMGKCPGCGQWNKMVEEVESTGSTRRGAFANTGNTTIAAKATPITTIETVSEPRVKTDLNELNRVLGGGVVRGSLVLIGGDPGIGKSTLLLQVSYQLAKKAHSVLYISGEESMRQTKLRADRLGVTSDNLFVYSETNLQEISLTIENSNPDFVIVDSIQTIFHPEVTSAPGSVSQVRECTAELMRIAKTKGIAIFIVGHVTKEGSIAGPRLLEHMVDTVLYFEGERHHTYRILRAVKNRFGSTNEMGIFEMKEAGLEEVANPSEIFLEERSQGASGSTVVASMEGTRPVLVEIQALISPTSFGNPRRMATGIDHNRVSLLMAVLEKRVGLLLANQDAYLKVAGGVKLDEPAIDLAVAVSIASSFRDKPTRASDCIIGEVGLTGEVRRVSRIEQRVQEAAKLGFERIILPENNLGGWTPPQGVELIGVSSVSHALKVTLGG from the coding sequence ATGGCTAAAAGAAAAACGAAATTCATGTGCCAGGAATGCGGCTATGAATCTCCGAAATGGATGGGGAAATGTCCGGGCTGCGGACAATGGAATAAGATGGTCGAGGAAGTGGAAAGCACTGGATCGACAAGAAGGGGGGCTTTTGCAAACACAGGAAATACCACTATTGCGGCAAAGGCGACACCAATCACTACAATTGAAACAGTCAGTGAACCGAGGGTTAAGACGGACCTCAACGAATTGAACCGCGTGCTTGGCGGAGGCGTTGTCAGGGGATCACTTGTCTTGATCGGCGGAGATCCGGGTATCGGAAAATCGACACTCTTGCTCCAGGTATCCTATCAACTGGCGAAAAAGGCTCATTCTGTCCTTTATATTTCAGGTGAGGAATCCATGAGGCAGACGAAGCTGCGCGCTGACAGGCTTGGAGTCACATCTGACAATCTCTTTGTCTATTCAGAAACGAATCTGCAGGAAATCAGCCTGACAATCGAAAACAGCAATCCGGATTTTGTCATCGTCGATTCCATCCAGACGATTTTCCATCCGGAAGTTACCTCTGCGCCGGGAAGCGTGTCGCAGGTAAGGGAATGTACGGCGGAACTGATGCGCATCGCGAAGACAAAAGGCATCGCCATCTTCATCGTCGGACATGTGACGAAGGAAGGTTCGATTGCCGGTCCAAGGCTGCTTGAGCATATGGTGGATACCGTTCTTTATTTTGAGGGAGAAAGGCACCATACATACAGGATTCTCAGGGCGGTGAAAAACCGTTTTGGCTCGACGAATGAGATGGGCATTTTCGAGATGAAAGAAGCAGGCCTTGAGGAAGTGGCGAACCCTTCGGAGATCTTTTTGGAAGAAAGGTCACAGGGTGCTTCCGGTTCGACGGTTGTCGCTTCGATGGAAGGAACTCGGCCGGTCCTGGTTGAAATCCAGGCGCTGATTTCACCGACGAGTTTTGGAAATCCTCGGAGGATGGCTACCGGGATTGACCATAATCGGGTGTCGCTTTTGATGGCGGTGCTGGAAAAGCGCGTCGGTTTGCTTCTGGCCAATCAGGATGCGTATTTGAAGGTGGCCGGCGGGGTGAAGCTGGATGAACCGGCAATCGACCTTGCTGTAGCGGTGAGCATCGCATCGAGTTTCAGGGATAAGCCAACTCGTGCTTCTGATTGCATCATCGGTGAGGTTGGCCTCACGGGGGAAGTCCGAAGGGTATCAAGAATCGAGCAGCGTGTTCAGGAAGCAGCCAAGCTGGGCTTCGAAAGAATTATTTTACCAGAAAATAATCTTGGCGGATGGACTCCTCCACAGGGAGTCGAGTTGATTGGTGTATCATCTGTCAGCCATGCACTTAAAGTCACCTTAGGAGGTTGA
- the disA gene encoding DNA integrity scanning diadenylate cyclase DisA yields MEQKELEEKALGEILRFIAPGTPLRDGIDNVLRANTGGLIVFGYNEKVKNLVDGGFEINCRFSPSFLYELAKMDGAIILNDTGSKILFANAQLAPDTGVPSTETGMRHRTAERVARQTKALVIAISQRRNVITLYQGNLRYALKDIGVILTKANQAIQTLEKYKVVLEQSITNLGILEFENLVTYNDLLQVIHRFEMVLRIKTELFTYLSELGMEGRLIRLQMQELLSEMEREALLVIKDYSAENDMKAEDVMARFQDLSKSGVIEDSTILKLLGYQGYVHMDEFICPRGYRMLNKIPRLPMIITENLVNRFGKFTNMISASVEELDDVEGIGEVRARKIKEGFKLIRDQLMADRQM; encoded by the coding sequence TTGGAACAAAAGGAGCTTGAAGAAAAAGCGCTGGGTGAAATCCTCCGGTTTATCGCTCCCGGTACGCCGCTGAGGGACGGAATCGATAATGTTCTCCGTGCCAATACTGGCGGGCTGATTGTTTTTGGCTACAATGAGAAGGTGAAAAACCTCGTGGACGGCGGGTTTGAGATTAACTGCAGGTTCAGTCCGAGCTTTCTCTATGAACTGGCGAAAATGGATGGCGCCATCATTCTTAATGATACAGGCAGTAAAATATTGTTCGCCAACGCCCAGCTTGCCCCCGATACAGGTGTCCCGTCAACTGAAACCGGGATGCGCCACAGGACAGCGGAACGCGTGGCTAGACAGACAAAGGCTCTGGTCATTGCGATTTCCCAGCGGAGGAATGTCATCACCCTTTACCAGGGAAACCTTCGTTATGCCCTGAAGGATATTGGCGTCATTTTAACAAAGGCCAACCAGGCGATCCAGACACTCGAAAAATACAAAGTGGTTCTCGAGCAGAGCATTACCAATCTGGGAATCCTAGAATTCGAGAATCTTGTCACCTATAATGATTTGCTGCAGGTCATCCACCGTTTCGAAATGGTGCTGAGGATCAAGACAGAGCTGTTTACATACTTAAGTGAGCTTGGCATGGAGGGGCGGCTGATTCGCCTGCAAATGCAGGAGCTGTTATCTGAGATGGAACGAGAGGCACTGCTTGTGATCAAGGATTACTCTGCAGAAAACGATATGAAGGCCGAGGATGTGATGGCCAGGTTCCAGGACTTGTCGAAGTCGGGAGTCATAGAGGATTCTACCATCCTGAAACTGCTCGGATACCAGGGATATGTGCACATGGACGAATTCATCTGTCCAAGGGGATATCGGATGCTCAATAAAATTCCGCGGCTGCCGATGATCATCACCGAAAATCTGGTCAATCGATTTGGGAAATTTACCAATATGATCTCCGCATCAGTCGAAGAACTGGACGATGTCGAGGGAATCGGTGAAGTAAGGGCGCGGAAAATCAAAGAAGGGTTCAAACTGATCAGGGACCAGCTGATGGCAGACCGCCAAATGTAA
- a CDS encoding PIN/TRAM domain-containing protein produces MLRRIIQACFLIIGGTLGIFLIPDLLSLMNAGDMTLINNPYVTAVLGALIFYLLTFWAVDPVTNFVKWAEESLIKAPITDVLFGSVGLFFGLLVAFLVGFALNAIQVPVVNTVAPTLLTLLFGYLGFQVGFKKRDELLGLFSRSKKKGAEEETEKEERPREWKILDTSVIIDGRVADICQTGFLEGTIVIPQFVLEELQHIADSSDVLKRNRGRRGLDILNRIQKELKINVEIYEGDFDDIQEVDSKLVKLAKLTNGVVVTNDFNLNKVCELQKVAVLNINDLANAVKPVVLPGEELNIQVIKDGKEHNQGIAYLDDGTMIVVEEGRDYIGKRIDVLVTSVLQTSAGRMIFAKPKLVEKSVIS; encoded by the coding sequence ATGTTAAGACGTATCATTCAAGCCTGCTTCCTGATCATTGGGGGAACGCTTGGTATATTCTTAATTCCTGATTTATTATCATTGATGAACGCGGGAGATATGACTCTCATCAATAATCCTTATGTTACTGCTGTTTTGGGCGCACTTATTTTTTATCTTCTTACTTTTTGGGCCGTCGATCCTGTGACCAATTTTGTGAAGTGGGCTGAAGAATCGCTGATCAAGGCACCAATCACGGATGTCCTATTCGGCAGTGTCGGGCTTTTCTTTGGTTTGCTCGTGGCGTTTTTGGTTGGTTTTGCATTGAATGCCATCCAGGTGCCAGTCGTGAATACTGTTGCCCCGACACTTTTGACACTTTTATTTGGTTACCTGGGATTCCAGGTCGGCTTCAAAAAACGTGATGAGCTGCTTGGTTTATTTTCAAGGTCGAAGAAAAAGGGTGCTGAAGAAGAGACGGAAAAAGAAGAACGTCCAAGAGAATGGAAAATTCTCGATACCAGCGTGATTATTGACGGAAGGGTTGCTGACATCTGCCAGACTGGATTCCTTGAAGGAACAATTGTAATCCCGCAATTTGTCCTCGAAGAATTGCAGCATATCGCAGATTCATCCGATGTGTTGAAGCGCAATCGCGGCCGACGCGGATTGGACATCCTTAATCGCATTCAAAAGGAACTTAAGATCAATGTTGAAATTTATGAAGGTGATTTTGATGATATCCAGGAAGTCGACAGCAAGCTGGTGAAACTGGCCAAGCTGACAAATGGCGTTGTCGTCACGAATGATTTCAACCTGAACAAAGTCTGTGAATTGCAAAAGGTGGCCGTATTGAATATCAACGATCTTGCCAATGCGGTCAAACCAGTCGTCCTTCCTGGAGAAGAGCTGAACATTCAGGTCATCAAGGATGGAAAAGAGCATAACCAGGGCATCGCCTATCTTGATGATGGCACCATGATCGTTGTCGAAGAAGGCCGCGATTATATTGGAAAACGCATTGATGTGCTCGTGACAAGTGTGCTGCAGACATCTGCAGGAAGAATGATTTTCGCGAAACCCAAACTCGTGGAAAAAAGCGTAATCAGTTGA
- the clpC gene encoding ATP-dependent protease ATP-binding subunit ClpC yields the protein MMFGRFTERAQKVLALAQEEAIRLGHNNIGTEHILLGLVREGEGIAAKALYGLGLGAEKIQKEVENLIGRGQETSQTIHYTPRAKKVIELSMDEARKLGHSYVGTEHILLGLIREGEGVAARVLNNLGVSLNKARQQVLQLLGSNETSGHQGGGTANANTPTLDSLARDLTAIAREGSLDPVIGRSKEIQRVIEVLSRRTKNNPVLIGEPGVGKTAIAEGLAQQIVNNEVPEILRDKRVMTLDMGTVVAGTKYRGEFEDRLKKVMDEIRQAGNIILFIDELHTLIGAGGAEGAIDASNILKPSLARGELQCIGATTLDEYRKYIEKDAALERRFQPITVDEPTAEESVQILKGLRDRYEAHHRVSITDEAIEAAVKLSDRYISDRFLPDKAIDLIDEAGSKVRLRSYTTPPNLKELEVKLEEVRKEKDASVQSQEFEKAASLRDTEQRLREQLENTKKTWKEKQGKENSEVTVEDIANVVSSWTNIPVSKLAQTETDKLLNLEEILHSRVIGQDEAVKAVSKAVRRARAGLKDPKRPIGSFIFLGPTGVGKTELARALAESMFGDEDAMIRVDMSEYMEKHSTSRLVGSPPGYVGYDEGGQLTEKVRRKPYSVILLDEIEKAHPDVFNILLQVLEDGRLTDSKGRTVDFRNTIMILTSNVGAEALKRNKYVGFNIQDGEQDYKDMKGKVMEELKKAFRPEFLNRIDEIIVFHALEKPHLKEIVTLMSDQLVKRLREQEITLELTDAAKDKISEEGYDPEYGARPLRRAIQKHIEDQLSEELLKGTVLTGQNVVIDVEEGKFVVKTPEGSAKS from the coding sequence ATGATGTTTGGACGATTTACAGAGAGAGCACAAAAAGTATTGGCACTCGCACAGGAAGAGGCAATCCGCCTTGGACATAACAATATCGGTACAGAACACATCTTACTTGGCCTTGTGCGTGAAGGTGAGGGCATAGCAGCTAAGGCGCTTTATGGTCTCGGCCTTGGCGCAGAGAAGATCCAGAAGGAAGTGGAAAATCTGATTGGCCGCGGCCAGGAAACATCCCAGACAATCCACTATACTCCTAGAGCCAAGAAGGTGATTGAACTTTCCATGGATGAAGCGAGAAAGCTTGGTCATTCCTATGTAGGCACAGAGCACATCCTTCTTGGCTTGATTCGTGAGGGAGAGGGCGTTGCAGCCAGGGTGTTGAACAATCTTGGTGTCAGTCTGAATAAAGCGCGCCAGCAGGTCCTTCAGCTGCTTGGCAGCAATGAAACGTCCGGCCATCAGGGAGGCGGTACGGCAAATGCCAATACTCCGACTCTTGATAGTCTGGCAAGGGATTTGACAGCCATCGCAAGGGAAGGCAGCCTTGATCCGGTCATCGGCCGAAGCAAGGAAATCCAGCGTGTCATTGAAGTGCTGAGCCGCCGGACAAAGAACAACCCTGTACTGATCGGGGAGCCGGGTGTCGGTAAAACGGCGATCGCTGAAGGCCTGGCACAGCAAATCGTCAATAATGAAGTGCCTGAAATCCTTCGTGACAAGCGTGTTATGACTCTTGATATGGGTACAGTTGTTGCGGGCACTAAATACCGCGGTGAATTTGAGGACCGTCTGAAAAAGGTCATGGATGAAATCCGCCAGGCCGGGAATATCATCCTTTTCATCGATGAGCTTCACACGTTGATCGGTGCCGGCGGAGCAGAGGGTGCGATCGATGCATCCAATATCCTGAAGCCATCACTTGCCCGCGGTGAGCTGCAATGTATCGGGGCGACGACATTGGATGAATACCGTAAATATATTGAAAAAGATGCTGCGCTGGAACGGCGCTTCCAGCCAATCACAGTGGATGAGCCAACTGCAGAGGAATCTGTCCAGATTTTAAAAGGGCTTCGTGACCGCTATGAAGCTCACCATAGAGTATCGATCACAGACGAGGCAATCGAAGCGGCGGTAAAACTGTCTGACCGTTATATTTCAGACCGTTTCCTTCCGGATAAAGCGATTGACCTGATTGATGAAGCAGGTTCAAAGGTCCGTCTTCGCTCTTATACAACTCCTCCAAACCTCAAGGAGCTTGAAGTGAAGCTTGAGGAAGTGCGCAAGGAAAAGGATGCTTCAGTCCAAAGCCAGGAGTTTGAAAAAGCGGCATCCTTACGGGATACAGAACAACGCCTGCGCGAGCAGCTTGAGAATACGAAGAAGACTTGGAAAGAAAAGCAAGGCAAGGAAAACAGTGAGGTTACAGTGGAAGACATCGCGAATGTTGTCTCCAGCTGGACGAATATCCCTGTTTCGAAGCTGGCACAAACTGAAACAGATAAGCTGTTGAATCTTGAGGAAATCCTACACTCACGCGTGATTGGACAGGATGAGGCAGTCAAGGCTGTATCAAAGGCTGTTAGACGTGCACGTGCAGGCTTGAAGGATCCTAAGCGCCCGATTGGTTCATTCATCTTCCTTGGGCCGACAGGTGTTGGTAAAACGGAATTGGCGAGGGCGCTTGCCGAGTCCATGTTTGGCGATGAGGATGCGATGATCCGCGTCGATATGTCCGAGTATATGGAGAAGCATTCAACATCTCGTCTGGTCGGTTCGCCTCCAGGCTATGTAGGATATGATGAAGGCGGCCAGCTGACTGAAAAGGTCCGCAGGAAGCCATATTCCGTCATCCTGCTTGATGAAATTGAAAAAGCACATCCAGATGTGTTCAATATTCTGCTGCAGGTCCTTGAGGATGGACGCTTGACAGATTCTAAAGGACGCACAGTCGATTTCCGCAATACGATCATGATCCTGACATCCAATGTCGGTGCTGAAGCATTGAAGCGCAATAAATATGTCGGTTTCAATATCCAGGATGGGGAACAGGATTACAAGGATATGAAGGGCAAAGTCATGGAGGAGCTGAAAAAAGCCTTCCGTCCGGAATTCCTGAACCGTATCGATGAAATTATCGTGTTCCATGCTCTTGAAAAACCCCATCTGAAAGAAATCGTGACACTGATGTCCGATCAGCTTGTGAAGCGTTTGAGGGAACAGGAAATCACTCTTGAACTCACAGATGCGGCGAAAGACAAGATTTCTGAAGAAGGTTATGATCCGGAATACGGAGCCCGTCCATTGCGCAGGGCAATCCAGAAGCATATCGAAGACCAGCTGTCGGAAGAATTGCTGAAAGGAACAGTCCTTACCGGGCAAAATGTCGTCATTGATGTCGAAGAAGGGAAGTTCGTCGTCAAGACTCCGGAAGGATCCGCAAAGTCCTAA
- the ispD gene encoding 2-C-methyl-D-erythritol 4-phosphate cytidylyltransferase, with amino-acid sequence MPYQVIIPAAGQGKRMGAGKNKLLLTLKATPILIHTLKVFEADPECTGIILAIHPDDEQEFKSLLNEYGIHKVSSLVTGGKERQDSVYNGLMAVSSLDGIVLVHDAARPFIKIETIHKLVDAASKDGGAIVAVPVKDTIKKAANNQVSETVERSSLWSVQTPQAFRVSVLLEAHNKAAREQFIGTDESSLVERIPHPVSIIEGDYDNIKLTTPEDLYFAEAILRKRNESGV; translated from the coding sequence ATGCCTTATCAGGTCATTATTCCTGCTGCAGGTCAGGGCAAGAGGATGGGAGCAGGGAAAAATAAGCTGCTGCTGACGCTCAAAGCAACCCCAATCCTCATCCACACGCTAAAGGTGTTCGAAGCTGATCCCGAATGCACGGGCATCATTCTTGCAATTCATCCCGATGATGAGCAAGAGTTTAAATCTTTATTGAATGAGTATGGTATACATAAGGTATCTTCACTTGTCACCGGCGGAAAGGAAAGGCAGGACAGTGTATACAACGGGCTGATGGCCGTAAGTTCCCTGGATGGGATCGTGCTTGTGCATGATGCCGCACGCCCATTCATCAAAATTGAGACCATCCACAAGCTCGTGGATGCGGCAAGCAAGGATGGCGGGGCAATCGTAGCTGTTCCTGTAAAAGATACAATCAAGAAAGCGGCCAACAATCAGGTTTCTGAAACAGTCGAACGCTCCAGTCTGTGGTCCGTCCAGACTCCCCAGGCTTTTCGCGTCTCTGTTTTGCTCGAAGCGCATAACAAGGCAGCGAGGGAACAGTTCATCGGGACAGATGAATCAAGCCTGGTTGAACGTATCCCCCATCCAGTGAGCATCATAGAAGGAGACTATGATAATATAAAGCTGACAACACCAGAAGATTTATATTTTGCCGAGGCCATTCTGCGCAAACGGAATGAATCCGGTGTTTGA